GTTGGGTTGGTTGGCGTCGGGTTCACCGAAGAACCACCGATGCTGAAGGACTTGGATTCCAAAGTTCTTCCGGAAACAGTAGCCTTCAACGTGTAGCTTCCTGCTGTTTTTGGATTCGAAATCCACGCTCCGTAAGTAACTTCAACCTTCACTTTGCTAGTCGCTTTGAAGCCAGTTGGTGCAACCAAGGCAATTCTGTTCCCGATTGCAGTTGCTTTCCTCGCTGATTTTCCATTGAGCAAGAAGTCAGATGCTGTCACAATGCCCGGTACCATATCAGAGGACGGGAACTCAAGAATCAGTTCTCCATCTTCTTTCAACTCTTTGCTGCCGAAGTCAGCATCAAAGGTGTAGCTAGTGCGAGCTCCTACACCTGGATCAGACAGATTTACCGTAAAGCTGTCGGAAGCGCTGCTATTGCTGGAACCGTTTTTCGTAATTTCGAATTCATCTGACTCATATGTCGTACCATCGTATTTCACTTTGAAAACATATTTGTCGCCAGAGCTAGGATTTTCAATGCCAGCAGATTTGTCAAATTCCAGCGTGATGTAATCATCTGAGTCTGCGCCACTCGGAATCTTGATGTCTACTGAGCTACCGCTAATACTGACGGATTTCGCTGTAGTACCGTTTACTTTTACATCGTCTTCATCAATGCTCGAAGGCAACATACCTTTCTCTGGGAAAGTGACGGTAATGGTGGAGTTCGTCTCCAGCTCATCGCTACCTTTCAGAGAAATTTTGCCGAGTTTGAGGCTTACTTTTTCGCCTGCTGCTTTGCTGCTCAGCGTAACGCTGTAATCGTTTTTGGACTTGCTACCGCTGCTGGAGCTGCTTTTTTTGATCTCAACTTCGTCTGTGTCAGAGCTCTCATTTTCGGTTTCTACGCTTACATCATATGTACCCTTATCATCAGGATTTGTGATCCCGCTTTTAATGGTAAACGAGATTTTATTTCCTTCTTCAAAATCCTCATCCACCGTGATAATTACTTCATTGTCATCCACTTCAACTTTTTTGACATCTATACCGTCAATATCTTTCTTACTGATTTTATCATCCACATCGAAATCACCGTCGAATTCAACCGTGATGGTATCTCCGCTCGACAGGTCTTCTTCTAGCGTGAATTTAATATCATAGTCACTTTCTTTCCCGGCACCATCGTTGTCAGCTGATACATCCAATTTTTCAATAGCATATGCTTGTGGTACTGCAACAAAAGGTGTAGCGGCCAGCGCTGATGCCAGCACTATTGGTAGTGCTTTTTTACTTTTCTCCATGTTTTTCCTCCCATATTTACCGTTAATCTGGAAAATCTCTCTAGCAGGACGCTACCAGTCTACCACAAATGCTATCTGGTGGGAATCTCTTCTAGATCATTTATGAGACTTACTGGCTCCAATTGGTAAGACGAAGATGTCTCGGAAAAAGTTACATACGTAATGATCGATTTGGAAAATTTTTTTGAAATTCTTTTATCAAAAAAACCAGGTCTTTACTTGACCTGGTTTTTCGACACCCTAATACAGCTTGGTATCCGGTCCTACATTCTCAAGCTTTTGCTTCACGCTCTGCAGGAATCGTCCACAAATCAGACCATCCAGCACGCGATGATCCAAGGACATGCACAGATTGACCATCGAACGCACTGCGATCATGTCGTTAATGACGACAGGGCGTTTCACAATGGACTCGACACTAAGAATCGCAGCTTGCGGAGCATTGATAATCGGCTGGGACAAAACAGAGCCAAAGGAGCCTGTGTTGTTAACCGTAAAGGTCCCGCCTGTCATATCATCCATCGTCAATTTCCCTGCACGGGTGCGTGCTGCCAGATCATCGACTGCCTTAGCAATGCCAAGAATGGATTTTTGGTCAGCATGCTTGATGACAGGAACATAGAGAGCCTCTTCCGTGGCTACTGCGATGGAGATGTTGATGTCCTTTTTCACAATGATTTTGTCATGTGCCCATGTCGAATTGATCATCGGGTACTCTTTCAACGCTTCCACGACCGCTTTGATAAAGAACGGCAGGAACGTGAGGTTGAGTCCTTCTTTTTTCGCAAATTCGCCTTTTGCCTGATTGCGGAAGTTAACGAGATTAGTCACGTCTACTTCG
This genomic stretch from Brevibacillus sp. DP1.3A harbors:
- a CDS encoding copper amine oxidase N-terminal domain-containing protein, which encodes MEKSKKALPIVLASALAATPFVAVPQAYAIEKLDVSADNDGAGKESDYDIKFTLEEDLSSGDTITVEFDGDFDVDDKISKKDIDGIDVKKVEVDDNEVIITVDEDFEEGNKISFTIKSGITNPDDKGTYDVSVETENESSDTDEVEIKKSSSSSGSKSKNDYSVTLSSKAAGEKVSLKLGKISLKGSDELETNSTITVTFPEKGMLPSSIDEDDVKVNGTTAKSVSISGSSVDIKIPSGADSDDYITLEFDKSAGIENPSSGDKYVFKVKYDGTTYESDEFEITKNGSSNSSASDSFTVNLSDPGVGARTSYTFDADFGSKELKEDGELILEFPSSDMVPGIVTASDFLLNGKSARKATAIGNRIALVAPTGFKATSKVKVEVTYGAWISNPKTAGSYTLKATVSGRTLESKSFSIGGSSVNPTPTNPTNPTNPTVPVPNTTTNNSTATIALTQNALGKQTGVNVAIKGLGVGLQKQRDFIEIVFPVGYKVPAYIAPANISVNGVGANFVAVRGQNVLIYPSQDVPAATNANIVINPAANIVNPAVKNTYSISVFTSEERGLLFARAVGVGMASPAQQKPVTPTPQQPQQPSTAIPANSASFKVNAANFSLHGKTYPLSVAPYIDGNTTMVPAQFFKEALALTTQWNNTSVAVISGTKVVKFTVGSKTAKVGKTEIQLPTPVVLKNGMPMIPIRTVTDNLGYKVGWDAKTSSVYVYK